The proteins below come from a single Gimesia alba genomic window:
- a CDS encoding DUF7133 domain-containing protein, with protein MNQPLPRISVLSCSIVLFLLSYAGSELTRAEDLPRVPDGFSVERVTNSELTKYPMMAGFDNRGRLFIAESSGENTRAPQLIKEPKSMIRMLEDRDGDGRFDKSTVFADKLTLPMGALWHDGSLYVASPPNIWRLTDVDDDGVADERKIIVDSFGFSGNAASIHGCFRGPEGRLYWCDGRHGHEFKDKSGKVTSKGLAARIFSCKPDGSDIEVHCGGGMDNPVEIDFTPEGEMIGSVNILMTRPRVDCLVHWQEGGVYPHFEDCVEEFKRTGDLLGPITRFGHVAVSGMLRYRSTQFGPEYQGNIFTSIFNTHKVIRSQLVRNGATYETKEEDFLVSDDPDFHPTDVIEDADGSLLVINTGGWFRIGCPQSQISKPDIHGAIYRIRKTGTPELNDPYGLALDWSSLSPHRKIQLLNDTRPFVQQRAIEVLAEAGDLAVPRLAKVVSSPAGSFYNDTSKRNAVWTLTRIGTPKARAAIQRGFDSSETVQMTSAKSLGALRDRNSITGLVRLAKEGKPAVQRNAATALGRICEAGRRDGVSDADLETVVESLFHAMKTGSPDRTLEHALIYALIRIDHRDLVLAGLSDSSPAVRRAALIALDQMNSGNLTRELVTPLLDTDDPALQKEALTIIGEHEGWASETLNLLKTWLSEEALSEERAAVLRGFLIAQSADPEVQSLIAQSLTSSKTSNSAKGILLEVIQRSALKEFPVSWRTALEQTLKSASPDLQILVVRIAQTHDLPALSELLKSLALDSKQPANLRIESLSAVGPQMQAVDQSTFDFLVSRMNEEYPPLDRLAAARALSGLPQSADQLIQLSQQLDAPGPLALPVLLRAYAKSTNEEVGLALIKGLNGSSAATNLSADELASLLQKYPESVQKAATPLLKKLGVDLAQQKAHLESLKPLLTEGRIEEGRKIFFGKKAACAGCHTIEDLGGKVGPDLTRIGAIRTGTDLLEAIALPSASFARGYRSYLVVTDEGKIYTGVISRESTDTVYLRTADLSEVRIARDEIDMMKESPISIMPKGLEKRLTSQEIRDLLAYLQNRK; from the coding sequence GTGAATCAACCACTGCCTCGCATTTCCGTTTTGAGCTGCTCGATAGTCTTGTTCCTGTTGAGTTATGCCGGCTCCGAATTGACCCGAGCCGAAGATCTGCCCCGTGTTCCCGATGGTTTCAGCGTCGAACGCGTGACGAACAGTGAGCTGACGAAATACCCGATGATGGCAGGCTTTGATAATCGCGGTCGGCTGTTCATTGCGGAAAGTTCCGGAGAAAATACGCGGGCTCCTCAATTGATCAAAGAGCCGAAGAGCATGATTCGCATGTTGGAAGATCGGGATGGTGATGGACGGTTTGATAAGAGCACGGTTTTTGCTGATAAGCTGACGCTACCGATGGGAGCCTTGTGGCACGACGGTTCTTTGTACGTTGCGAGTCCTCCGAATATCTGGCGGCTCACCGATGTGGATGATGATGGCGTGGCGGATGAACGTAAAATCATTGTCGATTCTTTTGGGTTCTCCGGTAATGCAGCCAGTATTCATGGTTGTTTTCGGGGACCGGAAGGCCGCCTGTATTGGTGCGACGGCCGGCATGGCCATGAGTTTAAAGACAAATCCGGTAAGGTCACCAGCAAAGGTCTCGCGGCGCGGATTTTCTCCTGTAAGCCGGATGGCTCTGACATTGAAGTGCATTGCGGCGGCGGCATGGATAATCCGGTCGAGATCGATTTCACACCCGAAGGGGAAATGATTGGCTCAGTGAATATTTTGATGACGCGGCCTCGCGTGGATTGTCTGGTGCACTGGCAGGAAGGGGGCGTGTATCCTCACTTTGAAGACTGCGTCGAAGAATTCAAACGCACGGGAGATCTGCTGGGACCGATTACCCGATTCGGCCACGTTGCCGTATCGGGCATGTTACGATATCGTTCCACCCAGTTCGGACCAGAATATCAGGGGAATATTTTTACATCCATCTTTAATACACATAAGGTGATTCGCTCGCAGCTGGTGCGAAATGGTGCGACTTATGAAACCAAAGAAGAAGATTTTCTGGTTTCCGATGATCCTGATTTCCATCCGACGGATGTGATTGAAGACGCGGATGGCAGTCTGCTGGTCATCAATACGGGGGGCTGGTTTCGCATCGGTTGCCCGCAGTCGCAGATTTCCAAGCCGGACATTCATGGTGCCATCTATCGGATTAGAAAAACGGGTACACCAGAATTAAACGATCCGTACGGGTTAGCATTGGACTGGAGTTCGCTCTCTCCCCATCGAAAAATTCAACTTTTAAATGACACGCGACCGTTCGTTCAACAACGGGCGATTGAGGTATTAGCCGAAGCAGGGGATCTTGCGGTTCCCCGGCTTGCGAAAGTGGTCTCTTCACCCGCTGGTTCATTTTATAACGATACGAGCAAGCGGAACGCAGTCTGGACACTGACACGAATTGGTACCCCCAAAGCCCGGGCTGCGATTCAAAGAGGATTTGATTCTTCTGAGACCGTGCAGATGACGTCAGCCAAAAGTTTAGGGGCATTGAGAGACAGGAACTCCATCACAGGATTAGTGCGGCTGGCAAAAGAAGGAAAACCTGCAGTACAGCGGAATGCTGCGACGGCGCTAGGTCGTATTTGTGAAGCGGGACGTCGTGATGGGGTATCGGATGCTGATTTGGAGACCGTGGTGGAATCGTTGTTTCATGCCATGAAAACGGGATCACCGGATCGAACATTGGAGCATGCTTTGATCTACGCATTGATTCGCATTGATCATCGTGATCTGGTATTGGCTGGTCTGAGTGATTCGAGTCCCGCAGTTCGTCGGGCAGCTTTAATTGCTCTCGATCAAATGAATTCCGGAAATCTGACGCGGGAACTGGTGACCCCGTTACTGGATACTGATGATCCCGCGCTCCAGAAAGAAGCACTTACAATTATCGGCGAACATGAAGGCTGGGCCAGTGAAACGTTGAATCTCCTTAAAACCTGGCTGAGTGAGGAAGCGTTGAGTGAGGAACGGGCGGCTGTGCTGCGAGGTTTTTTAATCGCCCAGTCAGCAGATCCCGAAGTACAGTCGTTGATTGCCCAGTCGTTGACCAGTTCGAAAACATCAAACTCAGCTAAGGGGATTTTGCTGGAAGTAATTCAGCGTTCCGCCTTGAAAGAATTTCCGGTGAGCTGGCGAACGGCATTAGAACAGACGCTGAAGTCCGCGAGTCCGGATCTGCAGATTTTAGTGGTCCGGATTGCTCAGACACATGATTTGCCTGCGTTGAGCGAATTGTTGAAGTCGCTGGCGTTGGATTCGAAACAGCCCGCGAATTTGCGGATTGAATCGCTTTCGGCCGTTGGTCCTCAAATGCAAGCCGTTGATCAAAGCACGTTTGATTTTCTGGTGTCACGGATGAATGAAGAGTATCCACCTCTGGATCGTCTGGCAGCAGCACGGGCTCTGTCGGGATTACCACAATCGGCAGATCAGTTGATTCAACTTTCTCAACAATTGGATGCACCGGGCCCTCTGGCATTGCCTGTTTTGCTGAGAGCTTATGCAAAGAGTACGAATGAAGAAGTTGGACTGGCACTAATCAAAGGGTTGAACGGTTCATCGGCGGCTACGAATCTATCGGCTGATGAACTGGCAAGCCTGCTACAAAAGTATCCGGAGTCGGTTCAAAAAGCAGCCACACCATTGCTGAAAAAACTGGGTGTAGATCTGGCTCAGCAGAAAGCTCATCTGGAATCACTAAAGCCTTTATTGACGGAAGGGCGAATTGAGGAAGGCCGAAAGATCTTTTTTGGTAAGAAAGCCGCCTGTGCGGGATGTCATACAATCGAAGATTTGGGAGGCAAAGTCGGTCCTGATTTGACGCGTATTGGGGCAATTCGTACGGGAACGGACTTACTGGAAGCGATCGCACTACCTAGTGCGAGTTTTGCTCGCGGGTATCGTTCCTATCTGGTGGTGACCGACGAGGGTAAGATTTATACGGGAGTGATCAGTCGTGAATCAACGGATACGGTTTATCTCAGAACAGCCGACCTGTCAGAAGTACGAATAGCCCGTGATGAGATTGATATGATGAAAGAATCACCGATTTCCATCATGCCGAAAGGGCTCGAAAAGCGTCTCACCTCTCAAGAAATCCGGGATTTGCTTGCGTACCTCCAGAACCGTAAGTAA
- a CDS encoding LexA family protein: protein MKSTDAPTRQKLTEKQHAIYSFIKQEITQQRLSPTVREIGDQFGIRSSNGVMCHLRALERKGWIKRDHYLSRGITLIAEPITQFLTLTPGEAGCLGEIYVGCVGVEDRSVTLELIAPDTMGELRKDL, encoded by the coding sequence ATGAAATCAACAGATGCACCCACGCGTCAGAAACTGACCGAAAAACAACACGCCATCTATTCGTTCATTAAACAGGAAATCACGCAACAACGTCTTTCCCCTACAGTACGGGAAATAGGAGATCAATTCGGAATTCGTTCTTCTAATGGCGTCATGTGTCACTTGCGTGCATTAGAACGCAAAGGCTGGATTAAACGCGATCACTATCTCTCGCGAGGTATCACTTTGATTGCGGAACCGATCACTCAGTTTCTGACACTCACCCCAGGAGAAGCCGGTTGCTTAGGCGAAATTTATGTAGGCTGCGTCGGCGTGGAAGATCGTAGCGTCACACTGGAACTGATCGCCCCCGACACAATGGGAGAACTTCGCAAAGATCTGTAA
- a CDS encoding Gfo/Idh/MocA family protein, translating to MNRRRFLATSASAAAAIGFGAPAIVRGTNLNEKLNIAIIGSGGRGGSNLRSVSSENITVLCDVNEQNMFRAAQSHPKAKQFKDFREVYDHADQFDAVVVSTCEHTHAFATLPALQLKKHVYCEKPLTHSVWEARVIREAARNANVATQMGTQIHAGDNYRRVVELIQSGAIGPVQEAHVWVSRAWGWHPSEEEARKANDLVYSDKRPSHSDPIPKGLDWDLWLGPAPERPFNKIYFPGPKWYRWWDFGNGTMSDLGSHWIDLPFWALKLDYPLTIEAQGPPIQKEIAPASMQAIYEYGQRGDMPPVTVGWYQGTNKPKLWEEGKIPQWANGVLFIGEKGMLLSDYRKHILLPEKEFADFKRPEPFIPKSLGHHAEWIHACKTGTPTTCNFEYAGLLTEANHLGNVAYRTGKKLHWDTRAMKATNAPESDQYIRREYRKGWKLI from the coding sequence ATGAACCGTAGACGGTTTCTGGCAACCTCAGCATCCGCCGCGGCCGCCATCGGTTTTGGTGCACCTGCCATCGTGCGTGGCACCAATCTGAATGAAAAACTCAATATCGCCATCATTGGTTCCGGTGGACGGGGCGGCAGCAATCTACGGTCTGTCTCTTCAGAAAATATTACCGTACTCTGTGATGTCAACGAACAGAACATGTTCCGCGCTGCTCAGAGCCACCCCAAAGCAAAACAGTTTAAAGATTTCCGTGAGGTCTACGATCACGCTGACCAATTCGACGCGGTCGTAGTCAGTACGTGCGAGCACACGCACGCGTTCGCGACCCTGCCGGCACTGCAATTAAAAAAACATGTTTACTGTGAAAAACCGCTAACGCATAGTGTCTGGGAAGCCCGCGTCATCCGCGAAGCAGCCCGTAACGCCAATGTCGCCACACAGATGGGGACTCAAATTCATGCCGGCGATAATTATCGTCGCGTTGTCGAATTGATTCAGTCCGGTGCCATTGGTCCCGTGCAGGAAGCCCACGTCTGGGTCTCCCGTGCCTGGGGCTGGCATCCCTCCGAAGAAGAAGCCCGCAAGGCCAACGATCTTGTCTACTCGGATAAACGCCCGAGTCACTCAGACCCAATTCCTAAAGGACTGGACTGGGATCTCTGGCTGGGGCCCGCACCTGAGCGTCCTTTCAACAAAATCTATTTCCCCGGCCCCAAATGGTACCGCTGGTGGGATTTTGGAAATGGCACCATGTCTGACCTGGGCAGCCACTGGATCGACTTACCGTTCTGGGCTTTAAAACTGGACTACCCGCTCACCATCGAAGCCCAAGGCCCGCCGATTCAAAAAGAAATCGCACCGGCTTCCATGCAGGCCATCTATGAATACGGACAACGCGGCGATATGCCCCCCGTGACTGTCGGCTGGTATCAGGGTACGAATAAACCCAAGCTATGGGAAGAAGGAAAAATCCCACAGTGGGCAAATGGTGTTTTATTCATTGGAGAAAAAGGCATGTTGCTATCCGATTATCGAAAACACATTTTACTGCCAGAAAAAGAATTCGCTGACTTCAAGCGTCCCGAACCATTCATTCCAAAATCGCTGGGACATCACGCTGAGTGGATCCACGCCTGCAAAACCGGCACACCAACCACTTGCAACTTCGAATACGCGGGCCTGCTCACCGAAGCCAATCACCTCGGTAACGTAGCCTATCGCACGGGTAAAAAACTGCACTGGGATACCCGGGCCATGAAAGCAACCAACGCCCCAGAGTCTGATCAGTATATCCGTCGCGAGTACCGTAAAGGCTGGAAACTGATTTAG
- a CDS encoding 2OG-Fe(II) oxygenase, producing MIVEIENEILLIEHFLSVEECTNYINYSEYLGFNRADVDFYGVRKQIDQLRTNERAEIESQQIADSLWEKLNKAPLPVIDQNEAVGLSPLIRFYRYSGAQKFNMHRDGRKRHQGLESRFTMLIYLNTVNQGSETVFRKNEIKIQPQTGRCLLFAHKLWHSGTPVTGTETKYVLRTDVFYSK from the coding sequence ATGATTGTTGAGATCGAAAATGAGATCTTGCTCATCGAACATTTTTTGTCTGTTGAAGAATGTACGAATTACATCAATTACAGCGAGTACCTTGGCTTTAATCGAGCCGATGTTGATTTTTACGGTGTCAGAAAACAGATCGACCAACTCCGAACTAACGAGCGAGCCGAGATCGAATCACAACAGATAGCCGATAGTTTATGGGAAAAATTAAATAAGGCTCCATTACCAGTGATCGATCAGAATGAAGCTGTAGGCTTGAGTCCTTTAATCCGTTTCTATCGTTATAGTGGAGCACAAAAATTCAATATGCACCGAGATGGCAGAAAACGTCATCAGGGTCTCGAATCACGTTTTACTATGCTCATCTATTTAAACACTGTTAATCAGGGTAGTGAGACCGTCTTTCGAAAAAACGAGATCAAAATCCAACCTCAGACAGGTCGCTGTTTATTGTTTGCACACAAATTATGGCATTCCGGAACTCCGGTTACTGGAACTGAAACCAAGTATGTTCTGCGTACTGATGTCTTTTATTCAAAATAA
- a CDS encoding class I SAM-dependent methyltransferase, which yields MKQVFEEIHDQNLWGSPESVSGTGSTLEQTRVIRDRLPDLIERFRIESMLDLPCGDFNWMHHVRLNLDYIGADIIEAIISRNSAVYDHEFCVLDITSSSLRTVDLVFCRDCLVHLSDADVLKAIARIKASGSKYLLTTTFPDRVNRDIQTGFWRPINLQAEPFCFPDSVEIINEGCTEFGGEFKDKSLALFELTKVQSADR from the coding sequence ATGAAGCAGGTTTTCGAAGAGATCCATGATCAGAATCTATGGGGCAGTCCTGAAAGCGTGTCCGGAACCGGCTCTACCTTAGAGCAAACCAGAGTGATTCGGGACAGGCTACCTGATCTGATTGAAAGGTTTAGAATCGAGAGTATGCTCGACCTGCCCTGTGGGGACTTCAACTGGATGCACCACGTTAGACTGAACTTGGATTACATCGGTGCGGACATCATAGAAGCAATCATCAGCCGTAATTCTGCAGTGTATGATCACGAATTCTGCGTCCTTGACATCACGTCTTCATCGCTTCGGACAGTGGATCTTGTCTTCTGTCGCGACTGCCTGGTGCATCTCTCGGATGCGGATGTGCTCAAGGCGATCGCAAGGATCAAGGCCAGCGGATCAAAGTACCTGCTCACGACAACATTCCCCGATCGAGTCAACAGAGATATTCAAACGGGGTTCTGGCGACCAATCAATCTGCAGGCAGAGCCGTTCTGCTTCCCCGATTCGGTGGAGATCATCAATGAGGGCTGTACCGAATTCGGCGGTGAGTTCAAAGACAAGTCGCTCGCACTCTTTGAATTGACTAAAGTTCAAAGTGCCGATCGATAG
- a CDS encoding glycosyltransferase family 4 protein: protein MKSHWCEHWGEASPTVQQLREWQSEFKDKKIRLGVCMPNMAMGGVTRLLLTMMDTQVDHGLEWSGFAIGNSEVFDIETAKRILRYCPIYCTRNDPKFQGLVTVVKNACQKVVDESDLVNLWGYTKSNDEIDSTNWNSKPSLVISHGQCEWTRKNLSVSLSKGSMHVLVAVSEAAGECIQEATRKPYAVIYNSVDFSRCAPSRDRDEVRREWGISPEVKAVGYIGRFAMDKNPLATAKAVAGLGEGYHAVYVGEGWQSDQVIAETKELCGDRLTIVPRTEDIGTVLAALDCVVTAASHEGGPLVAAESWLAGCPVVSTPAGMISELERNYGPLVYGVPFDPSATELTCAVLDAIAGDNRIERARNAAWKLFSPGRLIARYEAVIRGRD, encoded by the coding sequence GTGAAATCCCATTGGTGCGAACATTGGGGGGAAGCCTCTCCCACCGTTCAGCAATTGCGGGAATGGCAAAGCGAATTCAAGGACAAGAAGATCCGTCTCGGTGTCTGCATGCCTAACATGGCGATGGGCGGCGTGACCCGACTACTCCTGACGATGATGGATACTCAGGTAGATCACGGGCTCGAATGGTCTGGGTTTGCAATTGGCAATTCTGAAGTGTTCGACATTGAGACAGCGAAACGCATCCTGAGGTATTGCCCGATCTACTGCACGAGGAATGACCCAAAGTTTCAAGGGCTGGTGACAGTTGTGAAAAATGCCTGTCAGAAAGTCGTCGACGAATCGGACTTGGTGAACCTGTGGGGTTACACAAAAAGCAACGACGAGATCGATTCGACCAACTGGAATTCCAAGCCCTCTCTAGTGATTTCGCATGGTCAATGTGAATGGACCCGTAAGAATCTCTCTGTGAGCCTCTCTAAGGGCTCGATGCACGTTTTGGTTGCAGTATCGGAGGCAGCGGGCGAGTGCATCCAGGAAGCAACGAGGAAGCCGTACGCGGTGATTTATAACTCCGTTGATTTCTCCCGCTGTGCCCCGTCACGCGATCGCGATGAAGTGCGGCGGGAATGGGGTATCAGTCCGGAAGTGAAAGCCGTTGGTTACATTGGACGGTTTGCGATGGACAAAAACCCGCTGGCGACGGCGAAGGCGGTTGCAGGACTGGGTGAAGGATATCACGCCGTGTATGTCGGTGAAGGCTGGCAGAGTGATCAGGTTATTGCCGAAACCAAAGAGCTTTGCGGAGATCGCTTGACCATTGTTCCGCGCACTGAGGATATAGGGACGGTGCTGGCTGCCTTGGATTGCGTGGTGACGGCCGCCTCTCATGAGGGCGGACCATTAGTAGCTGCTGAGTCTTGGCTCGCCGGCTGCCCTGTGGTGTCAACTCCGGCGGGGATGATTTCCGAACTGGAACGAAATTATGGCCCACTGGTTTACGGCGTGCCGTTCGATCCTTCGGCCACTGAATTGACCTGTGCGGTTTTAGACGCGATCGCCGGTGATAATCGGATCGAACGAGCGAGGAACGCCGCCTGGAAATTATTCTCACCGGGGCGGCTGATTGCGAGGTACGAAGCTGTGATTCGTGGGAGAGATTAA
- a CDS encoding YkgJ family cysteine cluster protein — protein MGICDSCHSGCCRSFAVPISGADIHRFTHHENKGFWDFACRWEDSEGLISRNLAPHFYFADDPAVPFVICLKHIPSVSFPGTTKCRFLTECVPDEEHPKGLGRCSIYGSRPHTCRSFPAKLNDSNELAILYDIPSNGRNGEAAYDLCPRQWNASDLEPNDTIQSLVIAQYEMTFFSKIAAIWNQNPGEWNNFPEFIDIIYSNRISSEPQSSSKQVPAEVGQTKSGSTEGLDPARKAA, from the coding sequence ATGGGTATTTGTGATTCCTGCCATTCTGGGTGTTGTCGATCTTTCGCAGTCCCGATTTCTGGTGCAGACATTCATCGCTTTACTCACCATGAGAACAAGGGGTTCTGGGATTTTGCCTGTCGCTGGGAAGATTCGGAAGGTTTGATTTCACGTAATCTTGCTCCCCATTTCTATTTTGCTGATGATCCTGCTGTTCCTTTTGTGATTTGTTTAAAACACATTCCGAGCGTCTCATTTCCAGGAACGACCAAGTGCCGTTTTCTGACAGAATGTGTCCCCGATGAGGAACATCCTAAAGGCTTAGGTCGTTGTAGTATTTATGGAAGTCGTCCTCATACTTGCCGCAGTTTTCCTGCGAAGTTGAATGATTCCAATGAACTGGCAATTCTATACGATATTCCCAGCAATGGTCGGAATGGAGAAGCCGCCTACGATTTATGTCCTCGGCAGTGGAATGCTTCCGATCTGGAACCAAATGATACGATTCAAAGTCTGGTGATCGCCCAATATGAAATGACATTTTTTAGTAAAATTGCGGCGATCTGGAATCAGAACCCAGGTGAGTGGAATAATTTTCCAGAATTCATCGATATCATCTATTCAAATCGAATCAGTTCAGAACCTCAAAGTAGTTCGAAGCAAGTTCCAGCAGAGGTGGGGCAAACAAAATCAGGTTCTACTGAAGGTTTGGACCCAGCTCGCAAAGCGGCCTGA
- a CDS encoding aminotransferase-like domain-containing protein produces the protein MSTNKKIQFSKKRTWSHDLPISFLMQQGVENPGVLSLAAGLVDQNSLPAGITKQAFDELFTDPRTAKEALQYGTTAGSLALRSLLLKHLSRLEQKSVEEIGITVDNMIVTTGSQQYLSLLGEVLLDPGDICLVAAPTYFVFLGVLQGLGARIVSVETDEFGMRMDSLEATLAMLDSQGQLSRVKMIYLVSDYENPSGVSLALDRRKQVVEIARSWSREQRVFVLEDLAYRELCYDGPVVPSIRSFDTTGETVILTQTFSKSFSPGLRVGFGVAPDEVCAAIRDKKGNDDFGSTNFSQHILATALRENLYYDHVEYLRTVYREKRDCMLQAADLHFSNIPDVHWVHPRGGLYVWMTLPDGIETGFNSPLFQKAIHEDKVMYVPGELCYAVDTGRGEKEQPSIQKNHMRLTFGVQNLAGIQEGMQRLANAVKSFV, from the coding sequence ATGTCTACAAACAAAAAAATCCAGTTCAGTAAAAAAAGGACATGGAGTCACGACTTACCGATTAGTTTTTTGATGCAGCAAGGCGTAGAAAATCCGGGCGTTCTCTCCTTAGCTGCCGGGCTGGTTGATCAGAACAGCTTGCCGGCTGGGATTACAAAGCAAGCTTTTGATGAGCTCTTTACAGATCCGAGGACTGCGAAAGAGGCGTTGCAGTATGGGACGACCGCAGGATCGTTAGCATTACGGTCACTCTTGCTGAAACATTTATCCCGTCTCGAACAAAAATCAGTCGAAGAAATAGGAATCACTGTTGATAACATGATCGTGACCACTGGTTCTCAGCAATACCTCTCATTACTGGGAGAGGTATTGCTTGATCCAGGTGATATCTGTCTGGTCGCAGCTCCGACCTATTTTGTTTTTCTTGGAGTCTTGCAGGGCTTGGGTGCGCGCATCGTTTCTGTGGAAACAGATGAATTTGGAATGCGTATGGATTCACTTGAAGCGACGCTTGCAATGCTGGATTCACAAGGACAGTTAAGTCGAGTCAAAATGATTTATCTTGTCAGTGACTATGAAAATCCATCTGGTGTTTCTCTCGCACTGGATCGCCGTAAACAGGTTGTTGAAATAGCGCGATCCTGGTCCAGGGAACAACGGGTCTTTGTTTTGGAGGATTTGGCGTATCGTGAATTATGCTACGATGGTCCAGTAGTTCCCAGTATCAGAAGTTTTGATACAACGGGAGAGACAGTGATTCTGACTCAAACTTTCTCTAAGAGTTTTTCGCCGGGTTTAAGAGTTGGCTTTGGCGTTGCTCCGGATGAAGTTTGTGCAGCGATTCGAGATAAGAAGGGTAACGATGATTTTGGCTCTACAAATTTCAGTCAGCACATTTTAGCCACGGCCTTGCGCGAAAATCTCTACTATGACCATGTGGAATATTTAAGAACCGTTTATCGCGAGAAACGGGATTGCATGCTTCAAGCAGCCGATCTTCATTTTTCAAATATTCCCGATGTACATTGGGTTCACCCGAGGGGGGGATTATATGTCTGGATGACATTGCCTGACGGAATTGAAACGGGATTCAACAGCCCCTTATTCCAGAAAGCGATTCACGAAGATAAGGTCATGTATGTCCCAGGCGAGTTATGCTATGCCGTTGATACGGGACGGGGCGAGAAGGAACAGCCTTCGATTCAAAAAAATCACATGCGTCTGACGTTTGGTGTACAAAATCTGGCAGGGATTCAGGAGGGAATGCAGAGGCTGGCAAATGCGGTCAAGTCCTTTGTGTGA
- a CDS encoding sodium:solute symporter family transporter, whose translation MKSIRFYLTLLSMFFLQSPLSAAESIPEPLPVNTGLHPIDWIIIAFYAISTIFLGWYFSRGQEDTSEYFVGSGQMNPILIGVSLFATLLSTITYLSTPGEILGKGPVYLVKDLAMPFIFIIVGFVMLPVYMKQRVTSAYELLEDKLGLGIRLLGAIMFISLRLIWMSLLVFLTAKAITTMLNVDEAWIPYIVLGTGLVAIIYTSLGGLRAVVITDLIQTILLFGGALLVIATITYHLGGFSWFPTEWNENWDTQPFFSFDPSTRVTYVGTFLSILIWYVATSCGDQVSVQRFMSTKDAKTARKSLAIQLTVSVVVSLTLAMVGFALLGYFKEFPNEIPAGIDLKKDADKFFPHYIAYHLPVGISGCVVSAMFAAAMSSIDSGVNSITAVVMTDFFDRFDRKPQTERGHILSARLLAFGIGAIVVMASSVMGSIPGNITAVTNKTANLLTTPIFCLFFFALFIPFARPAGVLVGTVLGTTTAVLIAFSGPIFVPDFKPTDLDPISFQWIPIAAVTVNLASGSLVSYLIASFEKNR comes from the coding sequence TTGAAATCGATACGATTTTATCTGACTCTATTGAGCATGTTCTTCCTGCAAAGTCCCCTCTCAGCGGCAGAATCCATTCCAGAGCCATTACCTGTAAATACAGGATTGCACCCCATCGACTGGATCATCATTGCATTTTATGCGATTTCAACCATTTTTTTGGGCTGGTACTTCAGCAGGGGTCAAGAGGATACATCAGAATACTTTGTCGGTAGCGGCCAGATGAACCCCATTTTGATCGGGGTCTCTTTATTTGCTACTCTTCTCAGCACTATTACCTATCTCTCAACGCCCGGAGAAATCCTTGGTAAAGGACCGGTTTATCTAGTCAAAGATTTGGCAATGCCGTTTATCTTTATCATTGTCGGATTTGTCATGTTGCCGGTTTACATGAAGCAACGTGTGACCAGTGCCTATGAGTTGCTGGAGGATAAACTGGGGTTAGGCATCCGTCTGCTGGGCGCGATTATGTTTATTAGCCTGCGACTAATCTGGATGTCCCTGCTCGTTTTTCTCACAGCCAAAGCAATTACGACAATGCTCAATGTAGATGAAGCATGGATTCCCTATATCGTACTGGGAACTGGTCTGGTTGCCATTATCTACACATCACTGGGTGGATTACGCGCCGTTGTGATAACTGATTTAATCCAGACCATTCTCTTGTTTGGCGGTGCATTACTGGTTATCGCCACCATTACTTACCATCTGGGTGGCTTTAGCTGGTTCCCGACTGAGTGGAATGAGAATTGGGATACGCAGCCTTTTTTCAGTTTTGATCCATCGACGCGAGTCACTTACGTTGGCACATTTCTATCAATATTAATCTGGTATGTCGCCACATCATGTGGCGATCAAGTTTCCGTACAACGTTTTATGTCAACGAAAGATGCCAAGACAGCCCGGAAATCACTGGCCATTCAATTAACGGTCTCCGTTGTCGTTTCACTAACACTCGCCATGGTTGGCTTCGCGCTGCTGGGGTACTTCAAAGAATTTCCCAATGAAATTCCAGCGGGAATTGACTTGAAAAAAGATGCAGACAAATTCTTTCCACATTATATCGCTTACCATCTGCCTGTAGGAATTTCAGGCTGTGTTGTCTCAGCCATGTTTGCTGCCGCCATGTCGAGTATTGACTCTGGTGTGAACTCCATCACAGCGGTCGTGATGACAGATTTCTTTGACCGCTTTGATCGCAAGCCTCAAACGGAAAGAGGACATATTCTTTCGGCGAGATTACTGGCATTTGGTATTGGTGCAATCGTAGTGATGGCAAGCTCAGTCATGGGATCAATTCCTGGAAATATTACAGCCGTAACGAATAAAACGGCAAACTTGTTGACCACGCCAATTTTCTGCCTGTTTTTTTTCGCACTGTTTATTCCCTTTGCCAGACCTGCCGGCGTCCTGGTTGGCACAGTACTGGGAACTACAACTGCTGTTCTGATTGCGTTCTCTGGACCTATTTTTGTCCCTGATTTCAAACCAACTGACTTAGACCCGATTAGCTTTCAATGGATTCCCATTGCTGCAGTCACTGTGAATCTTGCAAGTGGCTCGCTGGTCAGTTATCTGATCGCCAGCTTTGAAAAAAACAGATGA